In Setaria italica strain Yugu1 chromosome IX, Setaria_italica_v2.0, whole genome shotgun sequence, the genomic stretch CGTAAAGGAACATAAATAAGGACTTATGAAACCATTAGAGATACACAGCTTAAACCCTGGAAATGGAGGCTCCAATCTTCataggcaatcgactgggggttgcgtacgcctagaactgaGCATCATCTTCTCAACAACTTCATTGCAGCTTCTTCTATTGAGCaacgttggttatagcaagggtgagcacatgcTGTACTCAGCATGTGTGGGGAatatatgaatgcaaggcttaaacaaggaaaggatGACTGATTGACAACATTAAtcattttagttggtcaaattttattagcacatGATTACTAaagtataagtatataccaacccttAATTAACATAAgcataagccataagcatatggcacaacctTAACCACGATTTAAGttcatcttcaagtatattaatcatgtgagggtccaagccactcttgaccgtgagcacggctgatcgatcaattttacactctgcagaggttgcacatctttacccacaagtcgcgtaaaagttgaAAAGAACTTTGGACACAACCATGTGGTGCTGATCAGGCACCATAACATACTtccaaggtgtgattgcatagggacgctatgaggcctttacaaagattcgctagtaagtggtaacccgctaaggtttctggtcgaagcagagcataacagtcccctagtgggtacAGTCTCTTAGAAAAGCCCACGTCCCAAGAGGGCGAGTGCTATACCCATCAACGCCGTCCCCTCTttccctttcggtaagattaccccagactagagtttctaattattcagccaagaccagagtcATTTAGttttgtggtagcactgttttcctgggtggttctccatgtttcGATTAAGCTTTATGATCTTGTATTAGTGGAAGGTATAGCATCAATAAGTTTATTCATTGATTTTAgtagaaccaccataacccaagtatagcagctaagcacaGCTACCCAACAAAAAGATAAACCCaggttgacaaggaatgatcatgaaAACTAgacaaaccttaataggacccatcaaattaaatgcaagcatatgcaatagtgattatataaagttattgggacaaaagtACAAGGACACACATTCCTTTCTCCAATgaaaaagttactcttactgctctttagctcttgctctcttgaaactcttactgTTCAAATCTTCcaaacagcgatccttctactcgaagcaatcatcggcacaaacatacaagcaaacaaacaagtacaactaagaataatacaccaaaataaaataaaggctttaaaagagcgtactaaagggCAGGGCTCGATTCTAAGAAACGCTTCAAATGGAACTATAATTGAAAAGGtaaagctatcgagagatttgaattataaaagaaaatacAAGAGCTACAAGctgcatttattttagttgagaaacacaatgtaaagatattttagagaaatatccttagttagaattaatcaagacatatttatattttcataagaaaataTGATGTAAAACTTAATCCAATTttattataaatatttaagtacaatttaaGCAATTAAGCATTTGATTTTATAAGAAGCGTGTAAAAGCATCTAAGCGTATGCGTTTATATTTAGAGTTAAACTAAGCAATTTATGTTAAAACACATTtgtatttatattagccaaattatcatttaattatgaaaattcGAGATATGACCTATGTAGGTTCTATTTAAAAaggcaaattgaataaacattaatcaaattgaatttaatttatgaaaagcGGAGTTatatctctaattagcttttaattggaagaattatttagataagtgttaatcaaattaactttagtttatgaaaaaccgatatataTAACCTAATTAGCTATTATTCAGAAAAGGATATGAAGTAGGCATTACTCAAATTAATGTTTATTATAAAAAGCGGTGTATAACTCTATGTAccttttatttagagaagaaagACGTTtatcaggcattaatcaatttaatatcaaatttattttcaaaaaatatgCACGAAGGAAAACATCAACACTAACGTGTAGTTTATGTTGTTATGAATCTAACAGAACTTGAACGAGGTTAAATAGAACTTAAATGTAGAATCTATGGATTAAACAAGGTTGCAAGGGTAAGCATAATTAACCGTATACTTCAAGGGTTAGCAAAGGAAAATTCCCGAGACACATGAATTAGTGCCCACGAATAGATCTATGAtcagggttagatctgcaaaagatgATGGCTTGGGTCTGGTTCAAAGGATCTAATAGATCTACGGTGTTTTCGGTGAAAGGATCAAGACTCAAAATAAACCTAAGGAATTACAGATTTCTTCGTGGACCTATTCGCAAAAGAGCtaggtcttcttcttcctcccgccgtGGCTTTTGGCCGGACAAATCACCGGTGCTCTAGGCATTGAGGGGCACGGCCAAGCGGTGCCAAGAGGGAGAGGGGGTCGAGGGGATGCTAAGGATCCGCTTGGCATCGGCGGAGAGAAACAGAGGTGGCCAGAATCGCCCGGCGGCGCAAGACGATGGCCGGCTCAGCCTCCCACGCGGTGGCGGcactccggcgacggggagaCTAAGGTGAGCGGTGGCTGAGATGCGGCTCGGTGAGGCGAAGGTCCTGGTGGCGACACCTTCGTCCGGCGGCATCACGCGCGGCGAGTCGAAGCGGCcaaggctggcggcggcgctcggttCGTCCGCTCGGATGGCAGTGGCGCGGAGCAAGGAAAGGCGGTGTGCGTCGAGGACCAATAGCAGTAGGGCGCAAGGGTTCGGGCGGCGCCTTAAATAGGCGCAGTGCTGCGCTATCCTGGGCGCGCACGCCAAGAAaaggacgacggcggccaagGCTTAGCTTGGAGGCACGGTGCGGGCCCCGATGGGCCTTGGCGGGCCGGCTGCTAGGCCTGAGCGGCTCGGCACAGGTTGAGCCCATAGGCTCGGCCCAAACTAATAAGATAGGTTTTCCTTTTCAGAAATAATTTCTCATGAAAggaaaaatccagaaaaatcaAGATAATTCCATAATATCATGAAAAATACTCTAAAAATTCCAAAAATTCCAGGAAAAATCCCAGAGATAGTTTGGAACACAaagagtccaaataaaatatttggagatcgtgaaaaggattctaggACCTTACAAAAAATgaatttagctctaggaaaatgagaataaattccaaaaAAAGCTGAAAAATTCTCAAAATGGTTTGAACatcgtctaaacgcattttaaaaccttttgcactcaggaacaccaagatgcatcgcatgaatgcacagacatagaacatcattatttaatttagaaaaacaaacaattattttactatactaaatttcctataaagaaaaaagattttggaaaaattttaaattatgagaaaattattgtttaattattccttttattAACATCCGGAAATtcgaaaatttcagggtgtgacaataCTACCCCCCTTAACAAGAATCTCGTCCCAAGATtggaagaaggaagaaacaagGGGGAGGTAAACAAGATTTTTGTGACCGAGGTAGATAGACATTCAGTCTTGTTGTTGAGCGGTGTAGAATCTTCAATCTTCATCTTTCCTAGCTACTAGGGTCGTCATCGGTGTGAGGTAGATGGGTGAATAGAAAGCGGCAAGGTGGCGAAGAAACTAGAGTAGGGCCTTCTTTTCTTTATCATGCTTGCAGCGAGACGGTGGTGGTGATGATTGCATCTGCTTGTTGACGTTGGTGTTTCTTTCAGTTTCCTCTTCTGATGTCCTCCATTAGATTGGGCAGGAAGAAGAGAGAATGACAAGGAGATGGGAGGTACAAAAACAAGAATCCAGCTAGGCAACTGATAACATTGTAGGTAGAAGACCCACAATACACCAACAATcattacaaagaaacaaatcaGACAATTTCATAAAGACAATCATCATCATGCAAGCACAAAACTTCACCAGTCAACACACAGTCAAGGAACAATACTAATTGTTTTTAGTAAGGCTGCAAGGGGTACTCCTAAGCAGGGGTTGTTTGGTAAGGCTTCAACATGTTTGGTGTAGGCAACCTTCAGCTTGTCAAGCATTGACTCTAGCTTTTTGATAGTATTGGCGGTGAGGGTGACATAGACTTCTATAGGTGGTGAACACGTAGCTCCATTCTTCAAATGACTTGGACAAGCATTAGGATACGCGGTATGGATCATCTAGATATTTTTGAATCAAAAGGGACACTTTGGAATCAAAAGGCAAGGGAAGAATCCAAAGTGGCAACAATTTGAGAAAATGGGAAGGAGGTAATTTGGAGAAAAAGGGCAAAGTTGGAAATAGCGCCAAAGAGAGGTACAATGATAAGTAGAGGAAATGTCAAGGATATAAATAAACAAGGGATGATAAGGTAGCAACATCACCAATAAATCAAGGATGTGTTTTCCATGAAAGAAGTAAGATCTTTCAACAAGAAGGAGATGCATGATCAAGATCAAGCGGTGATCAAGTAGAGAGGAAATAAATAGACAAGGACTGAGGGTCAAACATTTGCAAAATGAGAAGTGCAAATGAAAAGGGGTCAAGTTATCACTACGGCCTCATCACCGCCTGTTTTACATGAACGGGTGGTGATGTCCTTTCATCACCCATTTAGAAGTAAGTAGGGGCAGCGACAGTCAAAACCAACGGTGATGCTCACTATCACAATCGATTTTAGTCACCAACCGACAGTGAAATAGCATGCGGAACCAGAAAAAAGACTCAATCCACTTAAATCACGCTTCGGTTCTGCTTCTCACTTTCCCCCCTCTCTCCAGCCCCACGCCCTCTCTCTCTTATCCTCTCCTGCCCCTCACATgccgctcctccctctcccaccATGCACTTCCCTACTGGCCTCCTCTacctcccgccgccacgcctcccttccttcctccaCCTCTCTCTCGCAATTTCCTCTCCAATTGTTGGGGGAATAGTTCGGCAGTCCACCATGGGGTAGACCAAGGTGGTAGAATGTGCAGAGAGGGATCGCCGCACCTAGAGCAAGATGGATGAACACAAGGACACATGGGACTTTACCAGGTTCAAGCCACAAGATTGGTGTAATACTCTACGTCATGTGCTCATGGTTGTATTCTCAGCGTGTAGTGTATCGAATATGGCTTGGGTTTTTGACGGGGTTCCTACCGCCTTTTTATACTAGGGGGGAGGGTTACAGATCTGATTCGATCTAATTCGagtcggttacaaggaaatCTACTGCCTTTCGATACAAGTTATCTCTCTACATATTTAAACATGCCTATCTGCAACTATATCTCTTAATGCcgatccttcatcttgatccgtACGCCTATCCCGAGTCCCCCTCGTATGGGTTGTGGCACCCCCTTTGATCGGCAGCTAGGCCCATCCGAGTGGTACCCGGGGATTATATCCCCCACAGGAGCCCCTAAGCGCTTCTTGGATGAACAGCAACCTTGACTGATCCTTTATCCGAATAGTTTTCTTTGTTGCCAGGTGGTTTTCTTCAAATCCGAGTGGTTCTCAACTTTCAGCAGAGTGGTTGCCTGACTCGTGGTTGTTGAGAGGTTGAGGAAAGCTCCTCCCCTTATATTCTTTATCACGCATGCCGAAGAGGGAAAAAAGGAGGGCGCTAGGGAGGCGACGCTGCCGTTCCGTGACCAGGAGTGCCTGACATCGTACTCCACCCAGAAGCGTCTGGAGGGCCTCACCTGGGATAGCGTGCTGCTGGATCAAGCAATGGCAGGATGGCGGCTGCATCAGGTAAGGAATTCCCCACCCCCAAGACCGGCGAGGCCGTGGTGTTTCAATCTTTCTTTCAGCGAGTATTCAGCCTCCCCGCGCATCCATTCCTCCATGGCCTTCTCTATGTCCACGGGATTGAGCTTTGCCATCTCAATCCCAACTCTATCCTTCAGATCTGCATTTTCATCCATCTCTACGAGGCATATCTGGGCATCAAGCCCCATTTCAACTTTTTCATTATTTCTTTCATGTCAAGCCCTTCCCCGGTGGAGCAAAGCCCAAGGTCGTGGGTGGAGCCGGAATCCAACTCTGGGGGAAGATCTCTTAGGAGTATCTTTTGGTTTTGACTCCATCTACCCATAAGGGTTGGCATAACGAGTGCTTCTACACCACCAAGCATGATCCCACCATCCCCTGCAATGTTGACGTCCGCCCCAAGATGAGGTGCTGCTGGACCGATTCCATCCCAGAGGAGAACATGGGGCAGGTGCGGGAACTAGTAGCCCTTATTAAGGACCTCAAGGACTATGGCCGTACTAGTGTCGGGGTTGTGATCAACTATAGGATGCACCGCATCCAGCTGGCGAAGGACCGAACCCACCTGACATTTGAGTTCGCTAGGGACATCGACATGACGTGGGAGGTGCCTGATCCGGCGAGGAAGGAGGACCTCTATTGCTGCCTCGAGAAGTTCTTTGCCAACGGCACGAGGATCAGAAGCAGGGGGTGTCCCCCACCTTTTAGCCTCGAAACTCCTCACCCAGAAATAAGTTTTTCCTTTTATGGTTTATTTTGCTAACGTATCGTGCGCCCATTGGGTGCGATGAACATATGCCTGCTAACAAATATGTTTCCCTTGTTTGTTCTATTGTAGAGTTGCTGGGCCTTTGTCTTTGTCACTCCTTTCCCCAACCATCCCGGATCCAAGGATACGCTGACCGGGTGGATGAGGGAGCTGAAGGAGGAGAGGACAAGGAAGTCTGCAGCGGAGGCTGGCACTGACAGTGACAGCCCTCAAGCCTCCTTGAGGACCCAAGATGACACTCCGCCGAGTGGTGGGAGGCGAGCCAGGAAGGTGTCGATGGCACTGTTGAAGAAATGGCGGTGGCTATCAACACAAGGGAAGGGAGCTGGCAGCATAAGGCTAGACGAGCACGCTCCACGCTGTCGCTGCCTTGTGGTCACTAGTGACAAGGACTCAGACAACAAGGGGGCCATGGCATTGCTGGAGCCAGCTGCTGTGAGGACTCCGCCCCACGCGCCCTCTCCGGCTACTGCTAGTACTCTCTTGGCTGCTGTCGGTACTCCTAGAGCTGCCGCTAGTGCTTCCCCAACTGCTGCTTTCGCTTCCTCAGCCACTGTCAGGACTCCCTCGACTGCTGTCAGTACTCCCGGTACAGTCGCTAGTGCTTCCCTGGGTGCTACTTCAACTTCACCGGCTACTGCCAGTACTCCTCCGGATGCTGCCAGTACTCCTGGAGCTGCTGCTAGTGCTTCTCCCCCCATGGCGCTCGCACGGGCGATTACCGCACTGCCCTTTCTTCCTCTATTCAATACGCACCCACGGGTGCACACGTCTGCAAAGTAAGTGGTTCTGGCCTAGGGAATGTAGATGCTATTTTTTGCTTTGTGGTCGTCTGGTTGACTTGTGATTGCGGCTGCAGAGCCCCTTTGGACGCTGCTTTCGGGGAGGACACAGCTCCTATGGCTCTAGACACGGGCGCCGAGCCATCCCCAAGTTCTGCCCTTGACACATCTTCTGCCACTCCGAGTGGTGCCACGTTGGAGGAACCAGCTGCACAACCGGAGGTTCCCCACGTGCCTACTCCTCCCGCCAGCCCCCAGCATCGAGCTTGGGAAGACTCTTCTACTGCGCTGGGTGCCCTAGTGGCTACTAACACAACGGCCGCTATTGAGGCAGAGGTTGCAGTGGAGGAAATTCGCCAAGTGGTCCATCCACCCCGAGTTAGTCCTCCACGGCCTCTACGCATCATCCGGGCTACCGCTGCGGGTTTTGTTGGGAAGGTGTAGGAGGACCCCGAGGTGGAGTGCGAGGAGAATGAGCAGCTCTTCTAGTTGCTGTAGCAGGCCTCCAGTTATCTCAAGTAAGTACATGTTCCCTTCTTGTACTCTTTTGTGTCTAATCATCATTGTTGCAGTGGATCGTTGTGCGTAACAAGCACAAGTCCGAGATGCTGGAGGAGATGATGCCGTCATACGAGGAGAACCAGCAGCTCAGGGCTCGGCTAAGGTGCCTTgaggagcaggtgaccaagagATGATCCGCCACCAATTAGGAGATCGAGAAGCTTCAGATTGAGAGCTCCCAGGCGAAAGCCAAGTCGTCGGCACTCCGTCAGGAGGCAAAATGGCCTAAAAGGTATGAGTCCAATTGGATCTTCTTCGTCGTTTCACTCTTCCCTGCTTATTCGATGCCTCTCGTTGCCTCGCAACTCATGAGGAGGAGCAGGCGAGGGCTCAACAGGAGCTAGAGGAGCTTCAGCGGAGGGTGCACGACCTTGGTGGTGAAGTAGAGCAGGCTTGACAGAATGAGGCCAAGGCCAAGAAGGATCTGGAAGGTAATAACCTTGCAGTTCAGCTTATTTTATTTGTCTGTATATTCTTGATTGCGACGTGAATGATGTTGAGCAGAACATCGTGGCATCATCCTGGCGCAATTTGCACATCTGGTGGCACACCGCTAGTGGGAGCAGGAGACGGCGGACAACCTTGAGGTGGCGGTGCTACCGCTTGTAGAGGCCCTCGACCCGCTCCCCCCATAGCCATCAACCTCTGATCCGTTTAGGGTGCCGATTAACAGGCCGCCTAGCATGTTCGAGCATCTGCATGTCACCCCTGAGCGATTTCAGTCCTACCTGCGGACAATCAGCATCATGAGCACTAGTCACATGCTAGCGGTGCTGAAATCTCTCTTCCCTCGGTCCCCCTTGGAGCTGCTCGCCTATGGGTACGCTCTCGGGACCACCTTAGGGGAGATTGACGAGCTTCTGTGGGAGGTGAAGCCTGGTGCCGTTGCGCTTGCCAACGATGTCGTTCCTAAAGACGACGATGTAGATCCTGCGAGCTAGTAGCGAAGAAACAATGTAGGGTGTTTAGTTGATGTAAATAGTCTTTACTTTTCCATTCCCTTTGACTTTAATTTTCCTGGTAGTTAATCTATTACAGGGATCCGTAGTCCCGCTAGCCATAGTTTCCTAGTGTAGAGGGCGTACTCTCGTGCACGTGCAGTACCTTGGCGTCATGAAGATATCTAGGTCCCTCAGTTTAAGATGTGTTCTACTAAAGTACTTTATGAGTTTTTAgggtcggagaagatgagcgtTTATGCAAGGAACAAATTGTAAAAATGAAAATGTGCAGCCCCCAAGTTTCGAGCTTGGTGAAGAAGGATTGAAATTTGGGGTGAAAACTCAGGTCAAATATATTGACTGCCAAACGATATGAACTTTATTCATTATCTGATTAAAACAAAAATAGAAGATACATAGCTTATTATGGGAATAAGCGtcgtagatgctcgatgttccacaagTTTGGCATGTCTATGTTGTCCTCCCTCATCAGCCGGTAGGAGCCTGGCTGAGTAACTTCCTTGACAATGAATGACTCCTCCCATGGAGCcgccagcttgtgcatgtctttCTTCCTCTCCATGTGCCTGAGCACCAGATCTCCGACGCAAAAGCCTCTCATCTGGATGTTCTTGTCGTGATAGTAACACAGGCATTGAGCATACCTTGCGGCCTGGATACACACCGCCACCTGTCCCTCCTCGATGTTGTTAATATCCTCAATGCGCGCCTTCTCAGCTTCGTCTTCTTTGTACATCTCCACTCGTAGCGTACTGAACATGAGATCAGTCGGCAGTACCGCTTCCGACCCATACACCAGGAAGAATGGGGTTTGGCCTGTGGCTCTGCTTGGGTGCATGCGTAGGCCCTAGATTACCGCAGGCAGCTCCCGCAACTATTTGGTCGCGTACTTCTTCAGCTGATCAAAGATCCTGGACTTGATTCCTTGCAACAATGCTCCGTTGGCCCGCTCGACTTGGCCCTTGGCCCTTGGGTGGGCGATGGAAGCATGCCAGACCTTGATGTTCCATTCGTCGCGGAAATCCTGGAACTCCCAACTGGTGAAGTTTGTTCCCAAGTTAGTTATGATCCTGTTGGGGACCCCAAACCTGTGGGTTATCTCTGCTATGAACTTAGCAATTTTAGCAGCAATTAGCATCTTGATTAGCTTCACCtctatccacttggtgaacttgtcaatggcgACCAATATGTGGTCGTATGCTTTAGATGCCTTTTTGAAgggaccaatcatgtcgagtcCCCATCACGCGAAGGGCCATGACATTGGGATGGTTTGCAACTCCTGTGCCGGTGCGTGGGTTcgtttggtgaagaattgacaacccttGCACCGGCGAACCAGGTTCTCTGCATCCGCTACTGCCGTGGGCCAATAAAAGCCAGATCAAAAGGCTTTGCCAATGATAGTTCTAGTGCCGGTGTGATTTCCAAAGATGCTCGTGTGGATCTCTTGTAGCAGCTGCCGTCCTTCTTGCTGGGAGATGCACTTCTAGAGGATGAGTGATCGCACGCCCCGATGGTAAAGGTTGTCTCCTATGAGGATGTAGTTCTTGCTTTGCCGAGTGATCCGCTCATGGAGTGTTCGCATTTCTCAGTCCGGGTTGGAATCGGGTTGTGGAAGCGCTCCATCTTTAATGAAGTTCCTGATTTCTGTGATCCAGTCGGGCTCAAGCTCGACAATCATGACATCATTGGGACTGTTGGGAAATAAGTCTCAAGGAAACTAAGACACGACAATGTTAGGAAGCACTCGTGGGAAAATGAGCATCCGTTTACatcggggtagggctccccttttatagtgtctcGGAGGACACTTTACATTCCATAATTACCCTTattcaaccactacattcctagaatatgcTATACAcaaaggtcttttggagattaCTTGTACGACTTGGTCTCCTCCAGCGAGTCACGTGTCTCACGCCTCCAATCAGCCCCGTGAATCGCGTTCTCAGACGATTCTACGAATCACGCCTTCATGTTTCCAATGCCTTCATGCTTTTAACCTTGGACCTAAAGCCATTTTAACCTCGAGCTTTGAGACCATCCTAACTTCGCACTGCAGAGGCACCAACCATGCGCCCTGATCCTTATTTCAACAACCCTGCACAAGATAGCAGACAACTCGACGCTCGGGGTTAGCTTCGAGCATTCGAGGGCAAGCTTAGTTATTGTCTGGTGATCGGCGATTGTCTTTTGGCTTTGAGGCAGAGCTCTTAGCAGCGCAACAAGGCTAGAACTACTCTTTCACGCTAGATTTGTTCCCTGAGGTTAGGGACCCTCGCCTGAAGCTACATATTTTATGGGGCTACGTTAAAGATGCTAAACGTAACGACCTCGAGGGTGACTATCTTTTTGGATGGTCCCCAACAACCCCTCATGGGCAAGGCTCGACACCGACGACTGAACCCACGACTTAAGGATCTTCTCCCAAAAAACATCACCCTCGAGCATCGGTTACAAATGAGCCAACGGTTACCTTTTCGATCTTACATGTCGATTTCCTGTTGGATGACTTTTCGTATTCGGCTTGAGGTTTCAGGTGCCGTTTCACGCCTTTTAacgcgcctataaaaggggtggCGCGGGTCGCTTTCATTTTTACCCTCACGGCTCAGACCTTTGAACTCCTGCTTTGCTCACTGCTTTCATGCTTTGTGATTCGTGCATTGTATGTTGTTGTCCTTGGCCTCAAAGATCTTGAAGGTAACAATGTTATTTGCATCTCTCTTTTGGTGTGAGTTTTTGCCTTGTTTTTATTTCTCAGATGATGCTTTGCTGCCTTACAACTGGCTCGTATTATGCAAACTGCAAGGTCCATGATAGCAGAGGAGCTTGCTGAGCAATCTAGGCTTCGCAACGCGGCTGAGGAAGACCTGGATATGGGCAAGGCCGTTGAGGATGCTGCAAAGTTAACCTACGGTGACGAGGGTACCGCGGGTAGTGGTGACTCCGAGGCTGGTGCTGACAGTGAGGAGGATCTTTCGGGCGGCTGACCCGTTAGAGCTTATGCCAGGCAAGGAAGTATATGTCCCCACTATGCGGTTCGGGAAGTCCTTAGTTTCCAAGAGCATGATAAAGTTTTACGTCGACAAGGGTTACCTCCCCGAGCGTGTTGCTAGGGCACCTGGTGACAAAATTGTACCGGCTCCTAGGGTAGGCGAGGCCATAGTGTTTAAGGATTTTTTTCAATGCCGGATTGAGATTTCCATGTGACAAGGATTTGCATAAGATTTTGGATCGATACAGGGCAAGGCTTCACCATCTCACTCCAAACGCTTTTGTTGCTCTCTCCAAGTTCTACTGGGTGCAGCGTACGTTCGGTGGTCACATCGACGTTGATGGGTTTGCGAGGTTGTTCAAACTCCACATCCAGCGGAAGAGAGTTACATTTGACAATGAAGAAGGTACCTTTGAGATGAAGTTTGGGTGTTGTACCTTCGTGACTCGGAGAAAAAATGAGAAGCAAAAAATCATGAGGGTTGAGCTTTCTTATGCACAGAAGAATAGATGGGATGATGATTGGCTAAGCTACTGGTTCTATATTAAGGTTGACATGGCCGATGCGTCTGGTATTAGCCGATCTTTCTATGCTTTCTATGCTCCCTTGGGCCCTATGGACATCTCTACTACTCCTGCATTTACGAGGTCCAAGGTTGTCAAGGAGTGCGAGAACGCTTTCTTCGTAGCCTTGAAATCAATCTCCGGGTAGGATTTTGTTGAGGAGTTCTTGGCAGCTAACATCTGGCCCCTTTCCGATGGGTGGAGTCCACTGGATATTGTGCCAAAGGAGGTCCCGTGGAGCACTAGCCCGCTCCCTTACCCTTGTTTCGGAGTGGAGCTGCCTGAGGGTGCCAACCCCGATCTCTTTGTAGAGGATGTTGAGAGACATGCCATAGATATTATTGGTCCATGCACTGAAACTGAGCTTTCATTCGCTCGGAGGATCGTTGGACTTGAGCTCCGGGTTAACCACATTTTTGAGGAACTTGGAGTCGAGGTTGCGCCTCGCCCGAAACCTCGTAAGGTTTCTAAGTGAATGCGAGAGGCCAACGCAACATGCTCGGAGCAGATTGGTGTCGGTGGCGGGGGGAAAAGAGGAAAACCGAGAGCAGAGCTCCTAAGGCCGCGGTAGTGGCCTCAAAGAAGGATGACAGCCAAGCAAGCGTCGTGCTCGAGGCTACGAAAGTGAAGCTAAAGACCTCCAACCTCGAGGctcaaaagaagaaagaaaaacttGGGCAAGGCTCTTCGAGTGAGGCTGCAAAATCTTCCACGCCCCCGCCTCCAAAGTTGTCCCGGTTGCGACCAAATCCGAGGTCGAGGCTGCCGGCGCACTTGCCGATATGAAACTGAAGACGTCCGCGAAAAAGTCTCGCGTCGACAACAccgttgatgatgatgatgatgttcttCTAGATGTGGACATATCTTTGGTCCCTTTCTCGATCCCTGAGGCTAGCACCCCTCCAAAGGAAGCTCAAACCAAGGTTGCTGCACCGCCTCTGCACCCCAAGGCCAACCCTCCAAGGGAAGTACCGTAGAGACCACTGCTAAGGAGATTGAGGCGTCTGCTTTGGAGCCGGCAAAGCTAGGTAAACATGTCACTGTACGTTTGCCTAGGCTGAGATTTTTTTATTGCGATGGTGCCTCTTTGAAATTTCTAATGGAGTTGGAAAAAACCATTGGTGCAACTAGGGAGATATACAGGGAACCTCCTCAAATGTTTAGAGTAAAACCTTATGCTGCAGGTTCTCGGTTGCCTCCATCCTTGGAGAGCTATAACAAGGCCTTTGGCACCTATCTTAGAGAGGAGCTACATACATGTGCT encodes the following:
- the LOC106804523 gene encoding uncharacterized protein LOC106804523, with amino-acid sequence MIGPFKKASKAYDHILVAIDKFTKWIEVKLIKMLIAAKIAKFIAEITHRFGVPNRIITNLGTNFTSWEFQDFRDEWNIKVWHASIAHPRAKGQVERANGALLQGIKSRIFDQLKKYATK